From one Lemur catta isolate mLemCat1 chromosome 5, mLemCat1.pri, whole genome shotgun sequence genomic stretch:
- the HTR4 gene encoding 5-hydroxytryptamine receptor 4 isoform X5 has product MDKLDANVSSKEGFGSVEKVVLLTFLSAVILMAILGNLLVMVAVCRDRQLRKIKTNYFIVSLAFADLLVSVLVMPFGAIELVQDIWIYGEMFCLVRTSLDVLLTTASIFHLCCISLDRYYAICCQPLVYRNKMTPLRIALMLGGCWVIPTFISFLPIMQGWNNIGIIDLIEKRKFNHNSNSTYCIFMVNKPYAITCSVVAFYIPFLLMVLAYYRIYVTAKEHARQIQMLQRAGAPSEGRLQPADQHSTHRMRTETKAAKTLCIIMGCFCLCWAPFFVTNIVDPFIDYTVPGQVWTAFLWLGYINSGLNPFLYAFLNKSFRRAFLIILCCDDERYRRPSILGQTVPCSTTTINGSTHVLRF; this is encoded by the exons TTCCAAGGAGGGTTTCGGGTCAGTGGAGAAGGTTGTGCTGCTCACGTTTCTCTCGGCGGTTATCCTGATGGCCATCCTGGGGAACCTGCTGGTGATGGTGGCCGTGTGCAGGGACAGGCAGCTCAG gaaaataaaaaccaattatttcattgtatctCTTGCTTTTGCGGATCTGCTGGTTTCCGTGCTGGTGATGCCCTTTGGTGCCATTGAGCTGGTTCAAGACATCTGGATTTATGGGGAGATGTTTTGCCTTGTCCGGACATCTCTAGACGTCTTGCTTACAACGGCATCGATTTTCCACCTGTGCTGCATTTCCCTGGATAG GTATTACGCCATCTGCTGCCAGCCTTTGGTCTATAGGAACAAGATGACCCCTCTGCGCATCGCATTAATGCTGGGAGGCTGCTGGGTCATCcccacatttatttctttcctccctaTAATGCAAGGCTGGAATAACATTGGCATAATTGATCTG ATAGAAAAAAGGAAGTTCAACCACAACTCTAATTCTACGTATTGTATCTTCATGGTCAACAAGCCCTACGCCATCACTTGCTCTGTGGTGGCCTTCTACATCCCGTTCCTCCTCATGGTGCTGGCCTATTATCGCATCTATGTCACAGCTAAGGAACACGCCCGTCAGATCCAGATGTTACAACGGGCAGGAGCCCCCTCCGAGGGCAGGCTGCAGCCGGCAGACCAGCACAGCACTCATCGCATGAGGACAGAGACCAAAGCGGCCAAGACCCTGTGCATCATCATGGGTTGCTTCTGCCTCTGCTGGGCTCCATTCTTTGTCACCAATATTGTGGATCCTTTCATAGACTACACTGTCCCTGGGCAGGTGTGGACCGCTTTCCTCTGGCTTGGCTATATCAATTCTGGGTTGAACCCCTTTCTCTACGCCTTCTTGAATAAGTCTTTTAGACGTGCCTTCCTCATCATCCTCTGCTGTGATGATGAGCGCTATCGAAGACCTTCCATTCTGGGCCAGACTGTCCCCTGTTCAACCACAACCATTAACGGATCCACACATGTACTAAG
- the HTR4 gene encoding 5-hydroxytryptamine receptor 4 isoform X3 produces the protein MDKLDANVSSKEGFGSVEKVVLLTFLSAVILMAILGNLLVMVAVCRDRQLRKIKTNYFIVSLAFADLLVSVLVMPFGAIELVQDIWIYGEMFCLVRTSLDVLLTTASIFHLCCISLDRYYAICCQPLVYRNKMTPLRIALMLGGCWVIPTFISFLPIMQGWNNIGIIDLIEKRKFNHNSNSTYCIFMVNKPYAITCSVVAFYIPFLLMVLAYYRIYVTAKEHARQIQMLQRAGAPSEGRLQPADQHSTHRMRTETKAAKTLCIIMGCFCLCWAPFFVTNIVDPFIDYTVPGQVWTAFLWLGYINSGLNPFLYAFLNKSFRRAFLIILCCDDERYRRPSILGQTVPCSTTTINGSTHVLRYTVLHRGHHRELEKLPIHNDPESLESCF, from the exons TTCCAAGGAGGGTTTCGGGTCAGTGGAGAAGGTTGTGCTGCTCACGTTTCTCTCGGCGGTTATCCTGATGGCCATCCTGGGGAACCTGCTGGTGATGGTGGCCGTGTGCAGGGACAGGCAGCTCAG gaaaataaaaaccaattatttcattgtatctCTTGCTTTTGCGGATCTGCTGGTTTCCGTGCTGGTGATGCCCTTTGGTGCCATTGAGCTGGTTCAAGACATCTGGATTTATGGGGAGATGTTTTGCCTTGTCCGGACATCTCTAGACGTCTTGCTTACAACGGCATCGATTTTCCACCTGTGCTGCATTTCCCTGGATAG GTATTACGCCATCTGCTGCCAGCCTTTGGTCTATAGGAACAAGATGACCCCTCTGCGCATCGCATTAATGCTGGGAGGCTGCTGGGTCATCcccacatttatttctttcctccctaTAATGCAAGGCTGGAATAACATTGGCATAATTGATCTG ATAGAAAAAAGGAAGTTCAACCACAACTCTAATTCTACGTATTGTATCTTCATGGTCAACAAGCCCTACGCCATCACTTGCTCTGTGGTGGCCTTCTACATCCCGTTCCTCCTCATGGTGCTGGCCTATTATCGCATCTATGTCACAGCTAAGGAACACGCCCGTCAGATCCAGATGTTACAACGGGCAGGAGCCCCCTCCGAGGGCAGGCTGCAGCCGGCAGACCAGCACAGCACTCATCGCATGAGGACAGAGACCAAAGCGGCCAAGACCCTGTGCATCATCATGGGTTGCTTCTGCCTCTGCTGGGCTCCATTCTTTGTCACCAATATTGTGGATCCTTTCATAGACTACACTGTCCCTGGGCAGGTGTGGACCGCTTTCCTCTGGCTTGGCTATATCAATTCTGGGTTGAACCCCTTTCTCTACGCCTTCTTGAATAAGTCTTTTAGACGTGCCTTCCTCATCATCCTCTGCTGTGATGATGAGCGCTATCGAAGACCTTCCATTCTGGGCCAGACTGTCCCCTGTTCAACCACAACCATTAACGGATCCACACATGTACTAAG
- the HTR4 gene encoding 5-hydroxytryptamine receptor 4 isoform X2, giving the protein MDKLDANVSSKEGFGSVEKVVLLTFLSAVILMAILGNLLVMVAVCRDRQLRKIKTNYFIVSLAFADLLVSVLVMPFGAIELVQDIWIYGEMFCLVRTSLDVLLTTASIFHLCCISLDRYYAICCQPLVYRNKMTPLRIALMLGGCWVIPTFISFLPIMQGWNNIGIIDLIEKRKFNHNSNSTYCIFMVNKPYAITCSVVAFYIPFLLMVLAYYRIYVTAKEHARQIQMLQRAGAPSEGRLQPADQHSTHRMRTETKAAKTLCIIMGCFCLCWAPFFVTNIVDPFIDYTVPGQVWTAFLWLGYINSGLNPFLYAFLNKSFRRAFLIILCCDDERYRRPSILGQTVPCSTTTINGSTHVLRDAVECGGQWESQCHPPATAHLVAAQPSDT; this is encoded by the exons TTCCAAGGAGGGTTTCGGGTCAGTGGAGAAGGTTGTGCTGCTCACGTTTCTCTCGGCGGTTATCCTGATGGCCATCCTGGGGAACCTGCTGGTGATGGTGGCCGTGTGCAGGGACAGGCAGCTCAG gaaaataaaaaccaattatttcattgtatctCTTGCTTTTGCGGATCTGCTGGTTTCCGTGCTGGTGATGCCCTTTGGTGCCATTGAGCTGGTTCAAGACATCTGGATTTATGGGGAGATGTTTTGCCTTGTCCGGACATCTCTAGACGTCTTGCTTACAACGGCATCGATTTTCCACCTGTGCTGCATTTCCCTGGATAG GTATTACGCCATCTGCTGCCAGCCTTTGGTCTATAGGAACAAGATGACCCCTCTGCGCATCGCATTAATGCTGGGAGGCTGCTGGGTCATCcccacatttatttctttcctccctaTAATGCAAGGCTGGAATAACATTGGCATAATTGATCTG ATAGAAAAAAGGAAGTTCAACCACAACTCTAATTCTACGTATTGTATCTTCATGGTCAACAAGCCCTACGCCATCACTTGCTCTGTGGTGGCCTTCTACATCCCGTTCCTCCTCATGGTGCTGGCCTATTATCGCATCTATGTCACAGCTAAGGAACACGCCCGTCAGATCCAGATGTTACAACGGGCAGGAGCCCCCTCCGAGGGCAGGCTGCAGCCGGCAGACCAGCACAGCACTCATCGCATGAGGACAGAGACCAAAGCGGCCAAGACCCTGTGCATCATCATGGGTTGCTTCTGCCTCTGCTGGGCTCCATTCTTTGTCACCAATATTGTGGATCCTTTCATAGACTACACTGTCCCTGGGCAGGTGTGGACCGCTTTCCTCTGGCTTGGCTATATCAATTCTGGGTTGAACCCCTTTCTCTACGCCTTCTTGAATAAGTCTTTTAGACGTGCCTTCCTCATCATCCTCTGCTGTGATGATGAGCGCTATCGAAGACCTTCCATTCTGGGCCAGACTGTCCCCTGTTCAACCACAACCATTAACGGATCCACACATGTACTAAG
- the HTR4 gene encoding 5-hydroxytryptamine receptor 4 isoform X4, whose protein sequence is MDKLDANVSSKEGFGSVEKVVLLTFLSAVILMAILGNLLVMVAVCRDRQLRKIKTNYFIVSLAFADLLVSVLVMPFGAIELVQDIWIYGEMFCLVRTSLDVLLTTASIFHLCCISLDRYYAICCQPLVYRNKMTPLRIALMLGGCWVIPTFISFLPIMQGWNNIGIIDLIEKRKFNHNSNSTYCIFMVNKPYAITCSVVAFYIPFLLMVLAYYRIYVTAKEHARQIQMLQRAGAPSEGRLQPADQHSTHRMRTETKAAKTLCIIMGCFCLCWAPFFVTNIVDPFIDYTVPGQVWTAFLWLGYINSGLNPFLYAFLNKSFRRAFLIILCCDDERYRRPSILGQTVPCSTTTINGSTHVLSSGIKPNRKETLE, encoded by the exons TTCCAAGGAGGGTTTCGGGTCAGTGGAGAAGGTTGTGCTGCTCACGTTTCTCTCGGCGGTTATCCTGATGGCCATCCTGGGGAACCTGCTGGTGATGGTGGCCGTGTGCAGGGACAGGCAGCTCAG gaaaataaaaaccaattatttcattgtatctCTTGCTTTTGCGGATCTGCTGGTTTCCGTGCTGGTGATGCCCTTTGGTGCCATTGAGCTGGTTCAAGACATCTGGATTTATGGGGAGATGTTTTGCCTTGTCCGGACATCTCTAGACGTCTTGCTTACAACGGCATCGATTTTCCACCTGTGCTGCATTTCCCTGGATAG GTATTACGCCATCTGCTGCCAGCCTTTGGTCTATAGGAACAAGATGACCCCTCTGCGCATCGCATTAATGCTGGGAGGCTGCTGGGTCATCcccacatttatttctttcctccctaTAATGCAAGGCTGGAATAACATTGGCATAATTGATCTG ATAGAAAAAAGGAAGTTCAACCACAACTCTAATTCTACGTATTGTATCTTCATGGTCAACAAGCCCTACGCCATCACTTGCTCTGTGGTGGCCTTCTACATCCCGTTCCTCCTCATGGTGCTGGCCTATTATCGCATCTATGTCACAGCTAAGGAACACGCCCGTCAGATCCAGATGTTACAACGGGCAGGAGCCCCCTCCGAGGGCAGGCTGCAGCCGGCAGACCAGCACAGCACTCATCGCATGAGGACAGAGACCAAAGCGGCCAAGACCCTGTGCATCATCATGGGTTGCTTCTGCCTCTGCTGGGCTCCATTCTTTGTCACCAATATTGTGGATCCTTTCATAGACTACACTGTCCCTGGGCAGGTGTGGACCGCTTTCCTCTGGCTTGGCTATATCAATTCTGGGTTGAACCCCTTTCTCTACGCCTTCTTGAATAAGTCTTTTAGACGTGCCTTCCTCATCATCCTCTGCTGTGATGATGAGCGCTATCGAAGACCTTCCATTCTGGGCCAGACTGTCCCCTGTTCAACCACAACCATTAACGGATCCACACATGTACTAAG